TCTTCAGGTGTACTTGATGCTGTTCTGAACAGATGTCTAGCATCAGTATTGGTAGCACCACCTCTGTGTATTCTAAGTGTTAGCTCCAATTCACCCGATGCCATCATCACTTGTTTTGTACCAAGTTTAAGACTTCTTGTTTGTATAACAGCAGCACGATATATTCTGTAGTATGTGAATACCATGACAAAGAGGGGTAGGTAAAAGCTAATTGTTGATGAGAATATAAGATAACCAAGATTTTCGGTGAATGGACACTTGTCTTTCGGTACTTCCTCAGTTCTAACGGCCCTCCACCATGCTATTGCTGGAAATGATATTGCACTTGAGCATACCCATACTATAGCTATAAGTATAGCAGCCCTTTTTCTACTCATTCGAGTTGGATAAGTAAATGGATCAGTTATTGCCCAATATCTGTCTAGACTTATAACACAAAGATTGAGTATTGATGCAGTTGAAAATAATACATCAAGAGATCGCCATACATCACACCAATCCATTGTGAATAGCCAACGATTTTCAAGTACCTCGTACACTGCACTGAATGGCATTACCACTAGGCCAACAAGGCAATCGGCAAATGCTAATGATGTGACAAAATAATTTGTCGCTGTATGAAGATAACGTTCACGCACAACAGCAAGTATCACCAGTGAATTACCAAATACAGTTGCTACTGAGAATAATAATAGTACAACAGCTAGACCAGCACGATCTGTTGCTAAATCCCACAGATCATTGTACGTGTCATTTACTATGTAGCTTGAATTGTAGTACGTGCGATTGAGGTCACGGGTCAGCATGGACGACTCGTCCCAACCGAGGAGGTATATTTCACTCTCGTTCATTATcgtcattaaatttattttattaaaacccTGGCTTTAGTGGAACATAATCCAGGGTTTTCATCTCAGGTCATTTCACCTTCACATTTTCGTATTCTCGATTGCCTTCGCATCCTCATCGCTTCTTTCCTTTGAGATTATTACGTTTACTATAATCTCGGTGGAATTTTCGATTTATTCAGCTGGATAATCCTGAGTCTGAaacatggaaattattttttcacgttaGAATTTTTGCAACTATAAATCACTGGGAATAATGAGCATCTAATCGAGGTGATTTTCATAGATTGAGGCAAATTAAACAGAAATATCTAATAGTTTGGATTGATCTCCTCAGTTCAAGTTCCAACCGCCGATAAATCGCACCCTCTCGAATTAATTCGCACGACACCTCCAGttctttcagtgaaaaaaaaaaaacaaatgaaaaaaaaacctccatCTGTTCCAATTCCGTTCTCATTTAAATCCGCGCGATCGGTGTTTTTATTCGCTCAGGCTCCTTCCACAGGCACTCGTTCTACTTTTTTCCCCGAACATCCTGTTTGAAAACGAGGGAGACGAGAAATCGTTGAAGCGGGAGATCGACTCGTAATCGATTCGGTTAATCACAAAACTGCCGAGAGAAAATTACAGCGGGTAAAAACGATGAGTAATTCATTCACCAGTGGAAAATGTTACTCAGTGTCATAAAATAACAGAGTAAAATGATAATACTGATAGAAACGAAGTTataaatattccatttgcCACGACATCGATGTTCACCGTGTCCTTCATACCatcaatgtaaaaaaaaaatttatatcccTTTTTAAGAGCACATTGAAAAGTGGTATCTCCTGAGAACACGGCCTGATGCCCTTAAAATCACGAATCTTCCCTTTCGTTTGATGCTAGGGAATGTTATGCTTTCCCCTTGTGCAAAGAGCTGGCACATCTATAATTCAAGAAGGCAGGCATTTGCCACCCCCCACATTTCCTCAGCTACGCACTCATCCTGGTATTGGACAATGTCCCCTACAACTAGCAATTCTGACAGCGTTTAGCCTGCACCAGTTATGCTTGTGGGGGGAGGGTGGGGTGCCTCCATTATGTTTCACAGCAGTATCAGTGTCAAAATGGCAGCTGAGTCAAAGCAATCGATGGACGTGAAAGCGACTGTAGCCAGTGAAATTGTTCAGGTATGAAGGGCATACGTAGAACATGTCACACTGTGATTGGTTGAATAgagtgagcgagagagagggagagaggtgTTAGGTACAAGGAGCTGTCCAAAGTCAAGTGTTGCAACCAGATCCCCAGGACTCTGTGTATTTGTACTGTTACCAATGTCAACTACACACTGGTGGCCAGTGCCAAACTATCAAATCAATTAACCGATTTTACGGAATGGGGTTCGATCAATAGATTCATGGGAATCGTTTACAAGGTACATGTGTTGCATCAGTGCCATTTGCGTTAAATTGatggtgaaaaatattctcgggTTTGATGACATTCTGACAATATTGTGATACCAGTAAAAGTTTTAGTTTCAAACTGAAATTCATGCCGAATAGAAAACGATGAGGGAGAGAGGGAATGTCGATCGAAGGTGCTTTGATCAAGCAACGGTGAATATTCACTCGGATCACGGATGAGAGCATGACCCTGTCGACACTCACCAATACATTTGCCACAGGTTTATCCACAAGGTTGTGCACAGGGGGGGCTGTTGTCCATCGGTTTATGTTGTTTTGTTATGGGGATGAGATAACCTGGGTTAGAGAGGGTGTAAGACGCCGGGATTTCGAGGAAAAGAAATTTCTTCATTGTAGTGCCATCAAATTTTACTACATAATGAGGCATTTCATTAAATTGACAGTAATATGTCAAGTTTCCAGTCAACTGTTCGtacaattggattttttaaataatttattagaaCCAATTAAGTCATTATTTGTACAAACGAATGTTCTGGACGTAGACAAGAATTTCAAATCTCATTTTTATCTCATTGAACAACGTAATTCCTCCCATTGTTGATTGCACCTGTAATAATTCACCTgtcggaaatatcattgcgCATTGTaatgtttattaatttcacGCATTATCCCCTAGAGAAAATCACGATTACCAAAATTACACCGAAATTCTGTCAGCAGCTTTAAACCGCAGGCAGTGTGATATTCAGATTTCATACGACCTGGCTTGATACTAGTATAAGGTTATTATTTGATCACGTTATACGGTCGAATGCCTCCCTCAAGCCCCCGTTGGTTCGATACATATATGTCAACGTTTCGCTCTTACGCTCCTACGACCAGACACCGGCTTAGCCACTAGGTAATCCACCAGGCCAACTCCGACAAGTTCGTTTGTGATGGGTGGGGGTGAACAGGAAGGACAAAATGTACTGAGATAATCAAGCTAGACTTGGGATATGATAATCGTGAGCTTTCAGTAGAATCTGCGGAAACCGATAAAGAAGTTTCAACTACTCGACTTGTTGAATCAGCAGGAAGACAagattttcataaattgatCGAATTTAGAGTTAAATTTCGTCGCCTAATGAACTATTACTAATTATACTGGAAATTTCGATAACTATTCAGTTGATTCGGGTGTTCTTTAGAGTTTGAAAATTATCTAGAAtaagagtgagagactgagacattaatttttcctttaaGACCAGTAGTTAGTCAACTAGAGTTACTCTGACAAGTTCGTTTGCTGTAGGAGGGAGTACGGAAAAGGCAAAAGGTCTTGAGATGATCAAGGAAGAGCCAGGGTATTATAACCCTCAGCGTTGAATAGAATGTATGGAAGatggtaagaaaaaaaaaagaagagggTTTAGAGAAATGACCCATTGACGATATTAAACCATCCCGGACGAATTACGAGGGACCTTTTGGCGACTTCCGTTCAACCTTTCTCCCTCCCGCCACCCCACCCTCCCtcattctatattttttccagCTCCATCTCCCAATATTCCATTTTACCTAGCACTATTTCACCCTGGATTATTCGATCTACGAATTTGATTGTCCTTTGAGTTATTGATGTCTGGCAACAACTGTGATGATTCAATCAAGTGTAGAATATGTTTTCTACTGTCGAAGAGATAGTCAATTCCACAGTGAATTTCTCGTCTGTTGTATGTGTAGGGCCACGAAATCTACGTTGTATCTAGTTGGCAATCCGCTGTGATGGGTTCTATCGTATCCAGTATACAATTGTGGTTGTACTGTACTGGGTGAAAAGTTATAACAGCAAAACGTTACATTTGTAGATGTGCAGTGTGTGGTGTACATTGTGAAACTAATTTTCAAGACTGTGAGTCTGACTGGTACAAGTTACAAATGGAATTATGGTAGTTCTGTTAGGGggtataattttcttttatcttATGGAAATTGGGGTGAGTCGTTATGGTGATTCTGTCAAATTTCGAATTTTAAATGTCCTGACtcgcgtaaaaaaatatctgtcgttggaatattttttagaacatTGTTCGAAGACAAAAAAAGGCTCAGTCCTcctaaaaaaacttgaaacaaaaataaatagataaaatgAAACATCTCTCTCTCACCTGTTGCACACGTCAGGTCTCGTgtatttcagtaaaaaaaaaatcctcgaaaaTCGAACGCCAAATTTCGTCGAAAAATATCACTTCAGATATAAGAACTATTCAGAAATTGCGAACAATCATTAAAATTGCGTGATGTATCACTGACAATGTGGCACCCATAAACCCACCCCTCatcgtataaattttatttgccCTCTTCGAGTTCCAGCTGAATGTGAAATTCTCTCGGTACAGCCCCAATAAAAGCGAACCAtcataaaatgggaaaatgatTGTGTGTTAACTCTCAGCCGAGCTATCAGTGTTAAATCTTAATTTCTCATTGCACGTAATGCATAACACTCGCCCACAGTGGTATATGTACATGgcttttcattgatttttcaactggTTTACCCAGTGTAGAATTCTCCAGACGCAGTGCCTCTCCTTCCTGCGTCATTGCATCCGACATAAGAAGAGATACAGATGGAGAatgggggtggaaaaaaataaaataaagagatGTCGCTGCTGGATGGGAAACACCAAGGTTACAAGTTGGCGCGATTACTCCCTCCCTCCTTCCTCCCCCCTTCAccccagggggggggggatttggGTTAAATCTCAGTTGTACAAGCGGTTTCTCCCTTTCCCCTTCTACCCTCTCCACCTTGGCACAGTGAACATCCTACGTTATTCGCGGTCCATCCTCCATTCTCCAAGTAATATCTCTCATTCCCTTTTTACCCCGAGTTTTTTAGCCCCCTCTTTCCACCATCCCCCCGCCCTGGCCGCTGAATTCCAACGAATTCCCGTGTCTCTGCCCATTTCCCACCAAAACTCTGTCATTcctctttttttaattatgaatgtGGCTGCTCAACCGTTTGTTATTCCCCCCATGTGTCTGATATGGGTGAGAATTCTCGGACATCCGACAGCCACCAGGAAGATATAACTTACGGCAGATATAATACCATTTCATAAATATGTTTTTCGTCAGATGTGGATTTGTCTTTTTTCTCAtgagtttaatttttattatttttctgtaaCTTTTCGGGGTGCATTCAGCATTGTTTTGAATTTTAACGGAGACGTATGAGGTTGTTTGCTCTTATGCTCGTGCATACGTGTCACAGGGATTTTATGGGGTAATAAAGGAAAAGGGGGAACAGTGGGAATGTGTGATTTGATGGAAAGGTTAACGTGTCTGTCgggtaaaattgaattatattttttttcatcaattttttgaagtaCGGGCGAGTCGACATCTCTCAGTGCACTTTTTACGAGGATTTTTGGAAATGTAAAAATGTTGAGTAGTCGTTCAGAATgaaatacagaaaaaaaattgagtcgtgAAAGAGATTATGCACTAAATTTTGATAGGACACTGGGTTTATGTTAGTGATCTTATTTGATTTCTTCATTGACATGTGATCATTGTCATTTGGAGACTATTAATCAGGAGATAGTTCGATAGTAGAAAAGGCTTcttgtttaaaaaatctcaGTCCTATAGGACAGAGCATAACCGCAACGAAATATCGAAATTTCTCGAAAGCTCAGAAAATCCCCTCCTCGCTtgtcttaaaaaaaaaccattcctCCCCTCCATAAAATCGAAACATATCTCTAAAACTCAAAGTTAGATAATTCTGAAAACCATTTCAGTAAAtcgtaaaacaaaaaatagtcCGACTAAAGTTCCACTTTCAACTTTTAAGGTCAGTCGAGTTGAGGCATCTGTATACAGCTAGCTTCCAGTGCTGATATTTATGGTGTTTTCCTGGGGGTCCAGTGTGTGTGCGCGCCACAACGCGACCTGCTATTTATGGAGTGGCCGTGGCGTTGTGGGCGCCCTGTGCTTATTACCGAAGCTCAGTGTGAcagggtgggggagggggttacAAAACGGGTTAAGGTGAAATATAAAAGAGAAATAGGAGACGAAGGGAGATGAGGGGAGGGGTGGTAGTACGAACATGAGTGTAGGTTAAACCGATGGTTTTTATATCAGGGTGTTGGTGACGACAGGGTGAGAAGGACGACGAGGACACGCTCGACCGATATCCGATACACGGCCGGGGGCGACGTTGAACTTGCCTCTCACGGATCACCTGACTCAATACGAACCTCTCCAATACACGATCAATTCCCCAGTCGTCTAACAATTGACACAAAcggagttaatttttttttcattaatgttCTTTTTCGTCGGACGCCTTTGAGAGGCCCTGCAAGCCTGTCAGTTGAGTTCCTTTATTCTCGGTGGGGGGGTGCGTCCACCGGAGTTGATGATTAATGTACGGTATCACGGGTTTAAGATGGTAGAAGGCAATCTGGATGGCTCAGACTCAATTCAACTGACTCGAGACAATTTTTAACAGTAGATAGTggagaagatttttttttagggaaTAGAAAGctcatttttctcctctccttCCGCTCTTGGAAATTTCGATGATTAATAGTATTCGTTTTTTTAAGACATTAAGATCTGCCTTCCAGACGTTTCACGTGTCTTACGCGAAAATTTCGTGAGTCGTATTGAGACGAGAATTTCCGTCATTATGAAGTTAATCGAGAAGATGAATTTTTCTGAAGAGACAGaggaagacatttttttttttttgaaggaaatagAAACCTCAATTTTGCGCTCCTCGGAAATTCGGATGATTAATCGCGCAAGATGGTACGTTCAACCAGGGCAATACGAATCTAGGTGGATGATTTAGAAAACCCAGTAACCCCAGTACCAACTCTCTTcatctttctcggtgtctccaAGGAGTTAAAACGATAAATC
This genomic stretch from Diachasmimorpha longicaudata isolate KC_UGA_2023 chromosome 6, iyDiaLong2, whole genome shotgun sequence harbors:
- the LOC135164149 gene encoding dopamine receptor 2-like isoform X2 produces the protein MTIMNESEIYLLGWDESSMLTRDLNRTYYNSSYIVNDTYNDLWDLATDRAGLAVVLLLFSVATVFGNSLVILAVVRERYLHTATNYFVTSLAFADCLVGLVVMPFSAVYEVLENRWLFTMDWCDVWRSLDVLFSTASILNLCVISLDRYWAITDPFTYPTRMSRKRAAILIAIVWVCSSAISFPAIAWWRAVRTEEVPKDKCPFTENLGYLIFSSTISFYLPLFVMVFTYYRIYRAAVIQTRSLKLGTKQVMMASGELELTLRIHRGGATNTDARHLFRTASSTPEDLQDMEEPLTLHNNGLMRMPSTRINNKQHLGKNFSLSRKLAKFAKEKKAAKTLGIVMGVFIVCWLPFFVVNLLSGFCTRCIWNEEIISAAVTWLGWINSGMNPVIYACWSRDFRRAFVRILCACCPRKMRRKYQPAFRCKPSQYVSGMSAGGQTSSVSYSSVSQSSDGGAYGGISASTSSSGGM
- the LOC135164149 gene encoding dopamine receptor 2-like isoform X1; amino-acid sequence: MTIMNESEIYLLGWDESSMLTRDLNRTYYNSSYIVNDTYNDLWDLATDRAGLAVVLLLFSVATVFGNSLVILAVVRERYLHTATNYFVTSLAFADCLVGLVVMPFSAVYEVLENRWLFTMDWCDVWRSLDVLFSTASILNLCVISLDRYWAITDPFTYPTRMSRKRAAILIAIVWVCSSAISFPAIAWWRAVRTEEVPKDKCPFTENLGYLIFSSTISFYLPLFVMVFTYYRIYRAAVIQTRSLKLGTKQVMMASGELELTLRIHRGGATNTDARHLFRTASSTPEDLQDMEEPLTLHNNGLMRMPSTRINNKQHLGKNFSLSRKLAKFAKEKKAAKTLGIVMGVFIVCWLPFFVVNLLSGFCTRCIWNEEIISAAVTWLGWINSGMNPVIYACWSRDFRRAFVRILCACCPRKMRRKYQPAFRCKPSQMKKIRRKQSKKLLYVSGMSAGGQTSSVSYSSVSQSSDGGAYGGISASTSSSGGM